A single window of Synechococcus sp. CBW1004 DNA harbors:
- the hpf gene encoding ribosome hibernation-promoting factor, HPF/YfiA family — protein MKLLIHGRNLDVTPAIRDYTESKISRAITHFGDMVKEADVHLSVARNPRVPQQIVEVTMFANGTVIRAQERSENLYASIDLVANKLSRQLHRYKDRLHERSHGPVHRSARDEEAGAATLPPPGASITEGLEPSVPHRGVRRKYFEMQPMDLEEALHQLEMVDHDFYVFRDAASGQIQVVYRRNHGGFGVIQAKDA, from the coding sequence ATGAAACTGCTCATCCACGGCCGCAATCTTGATGTGACCCCTGCGATCCGTGACTACACCGAGTCCAAGATCAGCCGAGCGATCACCCATTTCGGCGACATGGTCAAGGAAGCGGATGTGCACCTGTCCGTCGCCCGCAATCCGCGCGTCCCCCAGCAGATTGTCGAGGTGACGATGTTCGCCAACGGCACCGTGATCCGTGCCCAGGAGCGCAGCGAGAACCTGTACGCCAGCATTGATCTGGTGGCCAACAAGCTCAGCCGTCAGCTGCATCGCTACAAGGACCGTCTGCATGAGCGCAGCCACGGTCCGGTGCATCGCTCCGCCCGCGACGAAGAGGCCGGTGCCGCCACGCTTCCCCCTCCCGGTGCCTCGATCACCGAGGGGCTGGAGCCCTCCGTCCCCCATCGGGGCGTGCGCCGCAAATACTTCGAGATGCAGCCGATGGATCTCGAGGAGGCCCTGCATCAGCTGGAGATGGTGGACCACGATTTCTATGTCTTCCGCGATGCTGCCAGCGGCCAGATCCAGGTGGTCTACCGCCGCAATCACGGCGGCTTCGGTGTGATTCAGGCCAAGGACGCCTGA
- the deoC gene encoding deoxyribose-phosphate aldolase, which produces MSRDLPDLAPLIDHALLDPHHGAEAVRERSDEARHFGFAGICLASRWVATARPLLPPGDRVRLISVVGFPFGAVPAAIKRAEAEAAATAGADELDVVPDFGALADGDSSAVHDDLAVICELGLPVKVIVEVGRLSDAALQLLVEASLDAGVRWLKSGSGFGPPVTPPQIRRLAELARGRAGVKASGGISSLEQAYALVEAGATRLGTSRGVTLMQALRGPTTPPEG; this is translated from the coding sequence GTGTCCCGCGACCTGCCCGATCTGGCTCCCCTGATCGATCACGCCCTGCTCGATCCGCACCACGGCGCCGAGGCGGTGCGCGAGCGGAGCGATGAGGCCCGCCACTTCGGCTTCGCCGGGATCTGCCTGGCCTCCCGCTGGGTGGCGACCGCCCGCCCGCTGCTGCCGCCGGGCGACCGGGTGCGGCTGATTTCGGTGGTGGGCTTCCCGTTCGGCGCGGTGCCGGCGGCGATCAAGCGGGCCGAGGCGGAGGCCGCCGCCACCGCCGGGGCCGATGAACTGGATGTGGTGCCCGATTTCGGTGCCCTGGCCGATGGCGACAGCAGCGCGGTGCACGACGACCTGGCGGTGATCTGCGAACTGGGCCTGCCGGTGAAGGTGATCGTCGAGGTGGGTCGGCTCAGCGATGCGGCCCTGCAGCTGCTGGTGGAGGCCAGCCTCGATGCCGGCGTGCGCTGGCTCAAGAGCGGCAGCGGCTTCGGGCCGCCGGTGACACCGCCGCAGATCCGGCGCCTGGCCGAGCTCGCCCGCGGCAGGGCGGGGGTGAAGGCCTCGGGCGGCATCAGCAGCCTCGAGCAGGCCTATGCCCTGGTGGAGGCAGGGGCCACGCGTCTGGGCACCAGCCGCGGCGTGACGCTGATGCAGGCGCTGCGCGGGCCCACCACGCCACCTGAGGGCTGA
- the recO gene encoding DNA repair protein RecO, producing the protein MVSDTTLEGLALATGPLGENDRLLTLLSQDEGLTRLAVPGARRPRSSLAAAVPLAHLRLQVVGRRGLRRVKQLQVLHNYSALAQRLEPLAAAQGLAELCLRLVPEQAPAPEILADLLLQLGRLEELVRERGERREALAIAVQGSVHLLALGGYALPLQSCCRTGAPLEPPLGDRQWHCSLLPGEGLALGALAGARLVLWSSELALLQRLPRPGLPLRPGGELMGPEPVWLHLLELIEAWSGDHLGRSPRAFRLLRSGSASMPPSSPPLR; encoded by the coding sequence ATCGTGAGCGACACCACCCTGGAGGGCCTGGCCCTCGCCACCGGCCCGCTCGGTGAGAACGACCGCCTGCTCACCCTGCTCAGCCAGGATGAGGGCCTGACCCGACTGGCGGTGCCCGGGGCCCGGCGCCCCCGCAGCAGCCTGGCGGCGGCGGTGCCGCTGGCCCATCTGCGCCTGCAGGTGGTGGGCCGCCGCGGCCTGCGGCGCGTGAAGCAGCTGCAGGTGCTGCACAACTACAGCGCCCTGGCTCAGCGGCTGGAACCCCTGGCAGCCGCCCAGGGCCTGGCGGAGCTCTGCCTGCGGCTGGTGCCGGAGCAGGCGCCGGCCCCGGAGATCCTCGCGGATCTGCTGCTGCAGCTGGGCCGGCTGGAGGAGCTGGTGCGCGAACGCGGTGAACGGCGCGAAGCGCTGGCGATCGCGGTGCAGGGCTCGGTGCACCTGCTGGCCCTGGGCGGCTACGCCCTGCCCCTGCAGAGCTGCTGCCGCACAGGGGCACCGCTGGAGCCGCCCCTGGGCGATCGGCAGTGGCACTGCAGCCTGCTGCCGGGAGAGGGGCTGGCGCTCGGGGCGCTGGCCGGTGCCCGGCTGGTGCTGTGGTCGTCGGAACTGGCGCTGCTGCAGCGGCTTCCCAGACCGGGCCTGCCTCTGCGACCCGGCGGCGAGCTGATGGGGCCCGAGCCGGTGTGGCTGCACCTGCTGGAACTGATCGAGGCCTGGAGCGGTGACCATCTCGGCCGCAGCCCACGGGCCTTCAGACTGCTGCGCAGTGGCTCTGCGTCCATGCCTCCATCGTCCCCTCCCCTGCGATGA
- a CDS encoding MFS transporter, with translation MLWVGQIFSQLADKFYIVLMVFLIARYWVTDNPQPDPLLAEAAAAMRMGVENRAQLITLLATGIYVANTVPAMLLGTVAGVWADRWPKRGVMVASNGLRALLVLLAPLTLLPGPTWLGLGWGYWALVLMTLLESVLTQFFAPAEQAAIPLLVPPQQLLAANSLYQATSMAATIVGFALGDPILRLLQGLLAGVGVRGGEFVLLPLCYGAAAVAIAAIRLEETPRPERDVGVWQEIVEGMQVLRERPSVRSAMLQLVLLYSLLAALYVLAISLAATIQGLGPTGFGTLLAMSGLGLAIGAVAMAQLGDRFSRRLLGCAGLGLIACCLVLLGQARGQLALTLALCGLLGLGAALLAIPAQTTIQEETPEDQRGRVFGLQNNLINIALSLPLVLAGALVSQYGLLPVLWVLAAVALVAALSERPWQRG, from the coding sequence ATGCTCTGGGTGGGCCAGATCTTCTCGCAGCTGGCCGACAAGTTCTACATCGTGCTGATGGTGTTCCTGATCGCCCGCTACTGGGTGACGGACAACCCCCAGCCCGATCCGCTGCTGGCCGAGGCGGCGGCGGCGATGCGCATGGGCGTCGAGAACCGCGCCCAGCTGATCACCCTGCTGGCGACCGGCATCTATGTGGCCAACACGGTCCCGGCGATGCTGCTCGGCACCGTGGCGGGAGTGTGGGCCGACCGCTGGCCGAAGCGCGGCGTGATGGTGGCCTCCAACGGCCTGCGGGCGCTGCTGGTGCTCCTGGCGCCGCTGACCCTGCTGCCTGGACCCACCTGGCTGGGGCTGGGCTGGGGCTACTGGGCGCTGGTGCTGATGACCCTGCTGGAGTCGGTGCTCACCCAGTTCTTCGCGCCGGCGGAGCAGGCGGCGATCCCGCTGCTGGTGCCGCCGCAGCAGCTGCTGGCGGCGAATTCGCTCTATCAGGCCACCAGCATGGCCGCCACGATCGTCGGCTTCGCCCTCGGGGATCCGATCCTCCGGCTGCTGCAGGGGCTGCTGGCGGGGGTCGGGGTCAGGGGCGGTGAATTCGTGCTGCTGCCGCTCTGTTACGGCGCCGCGGCCGTGGCGATCGCGGCGATCCGCCTGGAGGAGACGCCAAGGCCGGAGCGCGATGTGGGGGTCTGGCAGGAGATCGTCGAGGGGATGCAGGTGCTGCGCGAGCGCCCCAGCGTGCGCAGCGCCATGCTCCAGCTGGTGCTGCTCTACAGCCTGCTGGCGGCGCTGTACGTGCTGGCGATCAGCCTGGCTGCGACGATCCAGGGGCTGGGTCCCACCGGCTTCGGCACCCTGCTGGCGATGAGCGGACTGGGGCTGGCGATCGGGGCGGTGGCGATGGCGCAGCTGGGGGATCGCTTCAGCCGCCGGCTGCTGGGCTGCGCCGGCCTGGGGCTGATCGCCTGCTGCCTGGTGCTGCTGGGCCAGGCCCGCGGCCAGCTGGCGCTCACCCTGGCCCTGTGCGGTCTGCTCGGGCTGGGGGCGGCGCTGCTGGCGATCCCCGCCCAGACCACCATCCAGGAGGAAACGCCGGAGGACCAGCGCGGCCGGGTGTTCGGCCTGCAGAACAACCTGATCAACATCGCCCTGAGCCTCCCCCTGGTGCTGGCGGGTGCCCTGGTCAGCCAGTACGGGCTGCTGCCGGTGCTGTGGGTGCTGGCGGCGGTGGCGCTGGTGGCGGCCCTGAGCGAGCGCCCCTGGCAGCGGGGCTGA
- a CDS encoding glycosyltransferase family 4 protein — protein sequence MAHIAWLGKKSPFCGNVTYGLSITEALRRRGHGVSFIHFDNPAAPPGRGDWTQAVIGPASRGSGGGPSASLWPLGGGGGQGLASPLTADPPSDQERPGRATPPRPGTGDAVEVPSGTPEVTLPYLVKSQVYTIPSPGAQRELRESLERLRPDLVHASLTLSPLDFRLPDLCQQLGLPLVATFHPAFDAGLRNLAGGTQQLTYQLYAPSLARFDRVIVFSELQAEVLHRLGVPEQRLAVIPNGVDPALWRPAPPGPESAELQELRRRFAGRRVFLYMGRIATEKNVEALLRAWRLVQPEGCTLVVVGDGPLRQSLMQIYGEAEAVHWWGYEPEQERRLALLQLAEVFLLPSLVEGLSLALLEAMGSGTACVATDAGADGEVLEGGAGIVISTQGVTTQLRTLIPVLRDQPVLTAELGRRARARVLERYTLERNLDALEALYADLTRAPLAAA from the coding sequence TTGGCTCACATTGCCTGGCTGGGCAAGAAATCCCCCTTCTGCGGCAACGTCACCTACGGGCTCAGCATCACCGAAGCCCTGCGGCGCCGCGGCCATGGCGTGAGCTTCATCCATTTCGATAATCCCGCCGCGCCCCCGGGACGCGGCGACTGGACCCAGGCGGTGATCGGCCCCGCGTCCCGCGGCAGCGGCGGCGGGCCATCGGCCAGCCTCTGGCCTCTGGGCGGCGGCGGTGGGCAGGGCCTGGCCAGCCCCTTGACGGCCGATCCGCCCAGCGATCAGGAACGACCGGGCAGGGCCACGCCGCCACGACCTGGGACTGGCGACGCGGTTGAGGTCCCGTCCGGTACCCCCGAAGTGACGCTGCCATACCTGGTCAAGTCGCAGGTGTACACGATTCCCTCGCCGGGAGCCCAGCGGGAGCTGCGCGAATCGCTGGAGCGGCTGCGTCCCGATCTGGTGCATGCCAGCCTCACCCTGTCACCGCTCGATTTCCGGCTTCCGGATCTCTGTCAGCAGCTGGGATTGCCGCTGGTGGCCACCTTCCATCCGGCCTTTGATGCGGGACTGCGCAACCTGGCAGGCGGCACTCAGCAGCTCACCTATCAGCTCTACGCCCCGTCCCTGGCGCGCTTCGATCGGGTGATCGTGTTCTCGGAGCTGCAGGCGGAGGTGCTCCATCGCCTGGGCGTGCCCGAACAGCGCCTGGCGGTGATCCCCAACGGCGTCGATCCGGCGTTGTGGAGGCCGGCACCACCGGGCCCCGAATCGGCGGAACTGCAGGAGCTGCGGCGGCGTTTCGCCGGTCGCCGCGTGTTCCTGTACATGGGACGCATCGCTACCGAGAAGAACGTCGAGGCGCTGCTGCGGGCCTGGCGGCTGGTGCAACCCGAAGGCTGCACGCTCGTGGTGGTGGGCGACGGACCGCTGCGGCAGTCGCTGATGCAGATCTATGGCGAAGCCGAAGCGGTCCACTGGTGGGGCTATGAACCGGAGCAGGAGCGGCGCCTGGCCCTGCTGCAGCTGGCCGAGGTGTTCCTGCTGCCGTCGCTGGTGGAGGGGCTGAGCCTGGCGCTGCTGGAGGCAATGGGCAGCGGCACCGCCTGCGTCGCCACCGATGCGGGCGCCGATGGGGAGGTGCTGGAGGGAGGTGCCGGCATCGTGATCAGCACCCAGGGCGTCACCACCCAGCTGCGCACCCTCATCCCGGTCCTGCGCGACCAGCCGGTGCTGACGGCCGAGCTTGGGCGCCGCGCCCGCGCCCGCGTGCTGGAGCGCTACACGCTGGAACGGAATCTCGACGCCCTCGAGGCCCTCTACGCCGATCTCACCCGAGCGCCCCTGGCGGCAGCCTGA
- a CDS encoding oxaloacetate decarboxylase: MRRTTRFRQLLAAPDILSMPCCHDALSARVLEQAGFEAIAAAGFGLSGSLLGRPDIGLLEGQELIRQYERICAAVELPVFVDLDTGFGDVNNVVRAVQAAERAGVAAVFLEDQTYPKRCGHMAGKQVVAVEEYLPKLRAALAARRDPDLVITARTDAAGVLGLEEALRRAHLYAEAGADLVFVEALESVEAMRAANQVLASCGTASMANLIEGGRTPLLTAAELQQLGYAVVAHPCGSVFTAARALQEWAAHLREHGGVAGFRGRMLDFDAYHQLVGLEAIRARQAGWEEA, translated from the coding sequence ATGCGCCGCACCACCCGCTTCCGCCAGCTGCTGGCCGCTCCCGACATCCTGTCGATGCCCTGCTGCCACGACGCTCTGTCGGCGCGGGTGCTGGAGCAGGCCGGGTTCGAGGCGATCGCCGCCGCTGGTTTCGGCCTCTCCGGCAGCCTGCTGGGCCGGCCCGACATCGGCCTGCTGGAGGGACAGGAGCTGATCCGCCAGTACGAGCGCATCTGCGCCGCGGTGGAGCTGCCGGTGTTCGTCGATCTCGATACCGGCTTCGGCGACGTCAACAACGTGGTGCGGGCTGTGCAGGCGGCCGAGCGGGCCGGTGTGGCGGCGGTGTTCCTGGAGGATCAGACCTACCCCAAGCGCTGCGGCCACATGGCCGGCAAGCAGGTGGTGGCGGTGGAGGAGTACCTGCCCAAGCTGCGCGCCGCCCTGGCCGCCCGCCGGGATCCCGATCTCGTGATCACCGCCCGCACCGACGCCGCCGGGGTGCTGGGGCTCGAGGAGGCCCTGCGCCGCGCCCACCTCTATGCCGAGGCGGGCGCGGATCTGGTGTTCGTGGAGGCGCTGGAGAGCGTCGAGGCGATGCGGGCCGCCAACCAGGTGCTGGCGTCGTGCGGCACCGCCTCGATGGCCAACCTGATCGAGGGTGGACGCACGCCTTTGCTCACGGCCGCTGAGCTGCAGCAGCTGGGCTATGCGGTGGTGGCCCATCCCTGCGGCTCGGTGTTCACCGCCGCCCGGGCCCTGCAGGAGTGGGCGGCCCACCTGCGCGAACACGGCGGCGTGGCCGGCTTCCGCGGGCGGATGCTGGACTTCGACGCCTATCACCAGCTGGTGGGCCTGGAGGCGATTCGCGCCCGGCAGGCGGGCTGGGAGGAGGCGTAG
- a CDS encoding glycosyltransferase family 39 protein produces MRLAALPRRTRLLVLLLTAGLGGLLFLWRLGSTGLVDETPPLFAASARAMVERGDWLIPHVNGLPRYDKPPLVYWLMGLFYALPGQPRWDPLGTWASSLPSALATIAVMLALADTLLRWPQPPQVLQAHRWRRRPGAGEAPGPGGPGSGAGGLASAGPAGLATSSAASPASVSWRPALTAMTAALAFALSPLILLWGRIPVSDALFTAMVSLTCLAVWRRLADASQPWALPWLLLGLAVLTKGPVAVVLLALTLALFLLLQGDGVLLLRRLRPLPGLLLTALVAMPWYGLALWRDGRAFWDSFIGYHNVQRFTAVVNDHLEPWWYFVPVLLLAALPVTPLLLLGLVRAIGPLRLRRCRGLPLPSAVSTVPPELSLARFAACWLLAVLLFFTAAATKLPSYWLPATPAAALLIALVSQLPWRSEVMGVDADRPFRLAWRLSLVLAAVLALAFALGPVWVPLIFDPEMPTLPAELLASGFLGRAAWLWALAVLLGWLLRARPAPQRLLALQLPLVLFVPAALLPSWALGDRLRGLPVRQMAAAATRLAAPREALAMVGILKPSLHYYSGRVVIYEGIEPEGLVNLADRLRQEDRPGQNPAPPEVIPTALVVIDRTTAAQPFWQGLQPIELSRAGLYRLWRVDRTLLERRAAELRAAGHPLTWTRPRPERY; encoded by the coding sequence ATGCGTTTGGCCGCCCTGCCCCGCCGCACGCGCCTGCTGGTGCTGCTGCTCACCGCCGGGCTGGGAGGCCTGCTGTTCCTCTGGCGTCTGGGCTCCACGGGGCTGGTGGATGAGACGCCGCCGCTGTTCGCCGCCTCCGCCCGCGCCATGGTCGAGCGGGGCGACTGGCTGATCCCCCACGTCAACGGCCTGCCCCGCTACGACAAGCCGCCGCTGGTGTACTGGCTGATGGGGCTGTTCTACGCCCTGCCCGGGCAGCCCCGCTGGGATCCCCTCGGCACCTGGGCCTCATCGCTGCCCTCGGCGCTGGCCACGATCGCCGTGATGCTGGCCCTGGCCGACACGCTGCTGCGCTGGCCGCAGCCGCCGCAGGTGCTCCAGGCCCACCGGTGGCGTCGCAGGCCGGGGGCTGGTGAGGCGCCTGGGCCTGGAGGTCCGGGCTCCGGTGCTGGTGGCCTGGCCTCCGCAGGGCCTGCCGGCCTCGCCACCTCGTCTGCCGCCTCCCCTGCGTCGGTTTCCTGGCGGCCCGCCCTGACGGCCATGACCGCCGCACTGGCGTTTGCGCTCTCGCCGCTGATCCTGCTCTGGGGCCGGATCCCCGTCAGCGACGCCCTGTTCACCGCGATGGTGTCGCTGACCTGTCTGGCGGTCTGGCGTCGCCTGGCGGATGCCTCGCAGCCCTGGGCGCTGCCCTGGCTGCTGCTGGGCCTGGCGGTGCTCACCAAGGGGCCTGTGGCGGTGGTGCTGCTGGCGCTGACCCTGGCGCTGTTCCTGCTGCTGCAGGGAGATGGGGTGTTGCTCCTGAGGCGCCTGCGACCGCTGCCGGGGCTGCTGCTCACCGCACTGGTGGCGATGCCCTGGTATGGCCTGGCCCTGTGGCGGGATGGCCGCGCCTTCTGGGACAGCTTCATCGGCTATCACAACGTGCAGCGGTTCACGGCCGTGGTGAATGACCACCTGGAGCCCTGGTGGTATTTCGTGCCGGTGCTGCTGCTGGCGGCCCTGCCGGTGACGCCGCTGCTGCTCCTGGGACTCGTCCGCGCCATCGGGCCGCTGCGGCTGCGACGGTGCCGCGGCCTGCCGCTGCCCTCGGCTGTCTCGACCGTGCCCCCGGAGCTGTCTCTGGCTCGGTTCGCCGCCTGCTGGCTGCTGGCCGTTCTGCTGTTCTTCACCGCCGCCGCCACCAAGCTGCCCAGCTACTGGCTGCCCGCCACGCCGGCCGCAGCCCTGCTGATCGCTCTGGTGAGCCAGCTGCCCTGGCGCTCCGAAGTGATGGGCGTGGACGCCGACCGGCCGTTTCGCCTGGCCTGGCGTCTGAGTCTTGTGCTGGCGGCCGTGCTGGCGCTGGCCTTCGCCCTGGGGCCTGTGTGGGTCCCGCTGATCTTCGATCCGGAGATGCCGACCCTGCCCGCCGAGCTTCTGGCTTCGGGCTTTCTGGGGCGTGCCGCCTGGCTGTGGGCTCTGGCGGTTTTGCTGGGCTGGCTCCTGAGGGCCCGGCCGGCGCCGCAGCGGCTGCTGGCACTGCAGCTGCCCCTGGTGCTGTTCGTGCCGGCGGCGCTGCTGCCGAGCTGGGCCCTGGGCGACCGGCTGCGCGGCCTGCCGGTGCGCCAGATGGCCGCCGCCGCCACCCGGCTGGCCGCCCCGCGCGAGGCGCTGGCGATGGTGGGCATCCTCAAACCGTCGCTGCACTACTACAGCGGTCGTGTGGTGATCTACGAGGGCATCGAGCCCGAGGGCCTGGTGAACCTGGCCGACCGCCTGCGCCAGGAGGATCGCCCCGGCCAGAACCCGGCCCCTCCGGAAGTGATCCCGACCGCCCTTGTGGTGATCGATCGCACCACCGCCGCCCAGCCCTTCTGGCAGGGCCTGCAGCCCATCGAGCTCTCCCGCGCCGGGCTCTATCGCCTCTGGCGCGTCGATCGCACCCTCCTGGAGCGCCGCGCCGCCGAGCTGCGGGCCGCCGGCCATCCGCTCACGTGGACCCGCCCCCGGCCGGAGCGCTACTGA
- a CDS encoding DMT family transporter, whose protein sequence is MPPSPLRWLLMLLPFALWGTAMAAMRPLLDGGSPLLVATLRLLPAGLVLWLAARLLGRPGRIDPGDWPWLLLFSLVDATLFQGLLARGLGQTGAGLGSVLIDSQPLLVALLARWLFGEAINPVGWLGLLLGLLGILFLGLPAPLLKHWWLMGPAVLDGRAWSHGELWMLAAAAAMAVGTVLCRYATRRSDPLQVTALHMLIGGLPLLLATVLTPVLQEGAGWLAFLPAWDGVDWALMAYASLFGSALAYGLFFWFASSGDLTGFLALTFLTPVFALLCGLVLLDEHLRPLQWLGVALALVSVVLLNRRRELWEGRPLLPTAAQF, encoded by the coding sequence ATGCCCCCGTCGCCGTTGCGCTGGCTGCTGATGCTGCTGCCCTTCGCCCTGTGGGGCACGGCGATGGCGGCGATGCGCCCCCTGCTCGATGGCGGCTCGCCCCTGCTGGTCGCCACGCTGCGGCTGCTGCCGGCCGGGCTGGTGCTGTGGCTGGCCGCCCGCCTGCTGGGCCGCCCCGGCCGCATCGATCCGGGCGACTGGCCCTGGTTGCTGCTGTTCTCGCTGGTGGACGCCACCCTGTTCCAGGGATTGCTGGCCCGCGGCCTCGGCCAGACCGGCGCCGGCCTGGGTTCGGTTCTGATCGATTCGCAACCGCTGCTGGTGGCCCTTCTCGCCCGCTGGCTGTTCGGCGAGGCGATCAACCCGGTGGGCTGGCTCGGTCTGCTGCTGGGCCTGCTCGGCATCCTGTTCCTGGGTTTGCCGGCGCCGCTGCTGAAGCACTGGTGGCTGATGGGACCCGCTGTCCTCGACGGCCGGGCCTGGAGCCATGGCGAGCTGTGGATGCTGGCGGCGGCGGCGGCGATGGCCGTGGGCACGGTGCTCTGCCGCTACGCCACCCGCCGCAGCGATCCGCTGCAGGTGACGGCTCTTCACATGCTGATCGGCGGTCTGCCGCTGCTGCTGGCCACCGTCCTGACGCCGGTGCTGCAGGAGGGGGCCGGCTGGCTGGCCTTCCTGCCCGCCTGGGACGGCGTCGACTGGGCCCTGATGGCCTACGCCTCGCTGTTCGGCTCGGCGCTGGCCTACGGCCTGTTCTTCTGGTTTGCCAGCAGCGGCGACCTCACCGGCTTCCTGGCGCTCACCTTCCTCACCCCGGTGTTCGCGCTGTTGTGCGGACTGGTGCTGCTCGACGAACATCTGCGCCCGCTGCAGTGGCTGGGGGTGGCCCTGGCCCTGGTGTCCGTGGTGCTGCTCAATCGCCGGCGCGAGCTGTGGGAGGGACGCCCGCTGCTGCCGACGGCAGCCCAATTCTGA
- the sppA gene encoding signal peptide peptidase SppA, protein MPWPWRRRSRRAIARIAIEGPIAGPTRTRVVKALEQVKQRQCPALLLRIDSPGGTVGDSQEIHAAILRLRDSGCRVVASFGNISASGGVYIGVAAEKIVANPGTITGSIGVILRGNDASRLLERIGIRFETVKSGLYKDILSPDRALTEAERQLLQELIDASYGQFVGAVARGRGLEEQVVRDFADGRVFTGAQAHALGLVDALGDEEQARRLAAELAGLDPEHSKTLSFGKPPRRLGRLLPGSRLLGMLHDFLQLELATSGQPLWLHRP, encoded by the coding sequence ATGCCCTGGCCCTGGCGCCGCAGGTCCCGCCGCGCGATCGCACGGATCGCCATTGAGGGGCCGATCGCCGGCCCCACCCGCACACGGGTGGTGAAGGCCCTGGAGCAGGTGAAGCAACGGCAGTGCCCGGCGCTGCTGCTGCGCATCGACAGCCCCGGCGGCACGGTGGGCGACAGCCAGGAGATCCACGCCGCGATCCTGCGGCTGCGCGACTCCGGCTGCCGCGTGGTCGCCAGCTTCGGCAACATCTCCGCCTCCGGCGGCGTGTACATCGGCGTGGCGGCCGAGAAGATCGTCGCCAATCCCGGCACGATCACCGGCTCGATCGGCGTGATCCTGCGCGGCAATGACGCCTCCCGGCTGCTGGAGCGGATCGGCATCCGCTTCGAGACGGTCAAGAGCGGCCTCTACAAGGACATCCTGTCGCCGGACCGGGCCCTGACCGAGGCGGAGCGCCAGCTGCTGCAGGAGCTGATCGACGCCAGCTACGGCCAGTTCGTCGGCGCCGTGGCCCGGGGCCGCGGCCTGGAGGAGCAGGTGGTGCGCGACTTCGCCGACGGACGGGTCTTCACCGGGGCGCAGGCCCACGCCCTCGGGCTGGTGGATGCCCTCGGCGACGAGGAGCAGGCGCGGCGCCTGGCCGCCGAGCTGGCCGGCCTCGATCCTGAGCACAGCAAGACGCTCAGCTTCGGCAAGCCCCCCAGGCGTCTGGGTCGACTGCTGCCGGGAAGCCGGCTGCTGGGCATGCTGCATGACTTCCTGCAGCTGGAGCTGGCCACCAGCGGCCAACCGCTCTGGCTCCACCGCCCCTGA
- the aroH gene encoding chorismate mutase yields the protein MNPDLELRALRGATTASANTAEAIGEAVSELISALVAHNGLQGLESRRLLSITFSVTADLNACFPAAIARRMLNGDGIALLDCQQMAVQGDLPRCIRLLAHAWLEPERPPVHPYLREASRLRPDRAVPPCGNASR from the coding sequence ATGAACCCTGATCTGGAACTGCGAGCCCTGCGGGGCGCCACCACCGCCAGCGCCAACACCGCCGAGGCGATCGGGGAGGCGGTGAGCGAGCTGATCTCGGCCCTGGTGGCCCACAACGGCCTGCAGGGGCTGGAGTCCAGACGCCTGCTGTCCATCACCTTCTCGGTGACGGCCGATCTCAATGCCTGCTTCCCGGCGGCGATCGCTCGGCGCATGCTCAATGGTGATGGCATCGCCCTGCTCGATTGCCAGCAGATGGCGGTTCAGGGGGATCTGCCGCGCTGCATCCGGCTGCTGGCCCACGCCTGGCTGGAGCCGGAGCGACCGCCGGTGCATCCCTACCTGCGCGAGGCCAGCCGGCTGCGGCCGGACCGGGCTGTGCCCCCCTGCGGCAACGCGAGCCGGTGA
- a CDS encoding DUF2808 domain-containing protein, whose protein sequence is MPMSALSRLRAVAAGATLAASTAGLMSLMGVAPGPLQPAPARAQGTPGLFEFRWDNNRDFRKLYFFMTETGRSKRAEYYLILRPKDRKTAALKLSVRLPDYWQADLDPKLMKLCVMREGGMLARTRCLETIPATIEVSPNGRAIEVFPDTPVPDNKTIGLYMVLINPFNAGMYQFNAFIQPPGDIPVSSYVGSWLIQIDPG, encoded by the coding sequence ATGCCCATGTCCGCCCTCTCGCGCCTGCGGGCCGTCGCCGCCGGGGCCACCCTGGCGGCCTCCACCGCCGGGCTGATGTCCCTGATGGGCGTCGCGCCCGGCCCGCTCCAGCCAGCTCCGGCCCGTGCCCAGGGCACGCCAGGCCTGTTCGAGTTCCGCTGGGACAACAACAGGGATTTCCGCAAGCTCTACTTCTTCATGACCGAAACGGGTCGGTCGAAGCGGGCCGAGTACTACCTGATCCTCAGGCCCAAGGACCGCAAGACGGCGGCGCTGAAGCTGAGCGTCCGGCTGCCCGACTACTGGCAGGCCGATCTCGATCCCAAGCTGATGAAGCTCTGCGTGATGCGGGAGGGCGGCATGCTGGCCCGCACCCGCTGCCTGGAGACGATCCCGGCCACGATCGAGGTTTCTCCCAACGGCAGGGCGATCGAGGTCTTCCCCGACACGCCGGTGCCTGACAACAAGACGATCGGTTTATACATGGTGCTGATCAACCCGTTCAATGCCGGGATGTATCAGTTCAATGCCTTCATTCAGCCCCCCGGCGATATCCCGGTGTCCAGCTATGTGGGCAGCTGGCTGATTCAGATCGATCCGGGCTGA
- the rpmH gene encoding 50S ribosomal protein L34, which translates to MTKRTLEGTSRKRKRVSGFRVRMRTHTGRRVIRARRRRGRARLAV; encoded by the coding sequence ATGACCAAACGCACCCTGGAAGGAACGAGCCGCAAACGCAAGCGCGTGTCGGGTTTCCGCGTGCGCATGCGCACCCACACCGGCCGCCGTGTGATCCGCGCCCGCCGTCGTCGCGGCCGCGCCCGCCTGGCTGTCTGA